From the Helianthus annuus cultivar XRQ/B chromosome 17, HanXRQr2.0-SUNRISE, whole genome shotgun sequence genome, the window tgcctaaaaTTAATAATTCCTAAATCAGTATAtaacaaacattaaaaaatgatttttaggCTATTCGGTGTGGttcattttttttttcggtttttataGAATGCAAAACCGTAACCGAACCGTAAATTTCAGTTCGGTTTTTGCCGGTTCAGTTAAATTGGTTTTTTTGGGCTCACCCCTAATTGTCATAGCTGACTTAGATTATTGACTTGTTATTTCTCAGAAAAGAGTGCCACTGCATGCTTTTCCTCACCCCTGATAATGATTTTGCTGGCAATGAACAGGTAGTATGAATGATCCCCAAATTTTTGTTAATATTGAATTTAAACTGTAAAAGAATATATATTTCTTTTAGTTATTTATTCTTTTTAACATGTTATTATTTAACCGTTTTGCACCTCTGGCAACTGCATAATCTTTCCTTCAATAAATGCAGGTGATTACAATGGAAGAAATTAAAGAATCAACTGCCAACATGTAGTTTAGGTGCACCCTCGCTCTTTTTTGGTACACAAATACTGATTACATATCTACACTACATGTATAACTTTATTTATATGCTCATATAACATCACTTTTGGTGTATCCGACCATCACATTAACATGCCTTCAACaaaaataaaatgttttttttttttattaaacaaccTAACCTAACCTAACCTAAATGCTCATATACCTGTTCCTTAATTTCTCTTGAATTTATTATAATTTGTTGATGATAGTTTAGTTGATAAACATCATATAATTTGTTAATTGCATAATGATAAACATCATATTGTATTCATTAAAGTACTCCCTCTTGCTTGATATCAAGAATTTTGCAAGCAAGCAAACAACAACTGAAAAAAAAGACAAGACCGGCCAATTTATTCTTAAACTTTAGGTAACTACTATAAAAGATGCATGGTCTTCATGGGCACATTGGTCTACCAGCTTGAGTCTTCATATCTGTGTAGCATGAGCCACAGATCTCTTTGTTTCCATACTGACCGGGAGGAACACAGTTGCATCGGTTGCAGCATGCCATGCAGTCTCGGTGACATCTCTCTTGGTTCGAATGTAACTCGCACCTTAATCCACACGATGAAAAGCATCCTACATCCATAAGATTAGGAAAACATGATTCTTGAAACTTATGAAATGGATATTTTTAGTTATGTAAGAACCAAAATGATGTTACCTTTGAAGTCTGCTGGTGGGGTTGATGGCTTAATGACTTGTTGACCAATGCTGGTGCATGGTGGGGGTGCTATAATAGGTGTTGGCGGCGGAGTGTTGTTATTACAGTTTGGTGGTGGAAGTGCGGGGGGATTTGTTGGAGCCGGTGGGGTTGTCGGTGGATATGTTGGAGTCAATGGGGGTGTGGTGGGAGTTGTTGGAGCCGATGGGGTTCTTGGGGGATATGTAGGAGACGGTGGGGTTGTCGGTGGACTTGTTGGAGCCAGTGGGGGTGTGGAGGGATTTGTTGGAGCCGGTGGGGGTGTGGAGGGAGTTGCTGGAGCCGGTGGGGTTTTGGGGGGATATGTTGGAGACGGTGGGGTTGTTGGGGGAGTTGTTGGAGCCGGTATGGGTGGCGTGGGATATGCTGGAGTCGGTGGGGTTTTTGGGGGAGGATATGTTGGAGACGGTGGGGTTGTCGGGGGACTTGTTGGAGCCAGTGGGGGTGTGGAGGGATTTGTTGGAGCCGGTGGGGGTGTGGAGGGAGTTGCTGGAGCCGGTGGGGTTTTGGGGGGATATGTTGGAGACGGTGGGGTTGTCGGGGGACTCGTTGGAGCCGCTGGGGGTGTGGATGGATTTGTTGGAGCCGGTGGCGGAGTTCCAACGGGTGGACCGTTGGCTGGTGGAGTAGGATAGGATGGAGCTGTGGGGGTGCAAGGTGGGGGTGCAAGAGGTGGTGGTGAAGAGTTGGGAGTCTGAGGAGATGGAGGAATTACAGGTGGTGGTGTATTAGGTGTAGGTGGAATTCTTGGGGGGACGTTGGGTGAATTACCGGGGGTTGGAGCTGGTGTGGGTGTTATAATAGGTGTTGGTGTTGGAGCTGGTGGGGGTGTTATAATAGGTGTTGGCGGCGGAGTGTTGTTATTACAATTTGGTGGAGGTGTGGGGGGGTTTGTTGGAGCCGGTGGGGTTGTCGGTGGATATGTTGGAGTCAATGGGGGTGTGGTGGGAGTTGTTGGAGCCGGTGGGGTTTTTGGGGGATATGTTGGAGACGGTGGGGTTGTCGGGGGACTTGTTGGAGCCGGTGGGGGTGTGGAGGGATTTGTCGGAGTCGGTGGGGGTGTGGAGGGAGTTGTTGGAGCCGGTGGGGTTTTTGGGGGATATGCTGGAGACGGTGGGGTTGTCGGGGGAGTTGTTGGAGGCGGTGTGGGTGGCGTGGGATATGCTGGAGTCGGTGTGGGTGGCGGGGGGTATGTTGGTGGTGGCGGAGGTGATGGGGATGGACAAGCATtggtaggtggtggtggtggtggtggtaagagAATTGGCGTTGCAAAGCTAACATGCATCACCTATAATACAAAAATGAATTTGAACTTTAGGAGGCGTTAAACCGGCAACAAAAGTCATCATCGACTGTGGCAACATATATAATTAAAAAGTTTTGCAGCTAATGTGCTGCATTGTATAAGCTAGCTGTAACATTTGATTTATTAGCTTGTACGTGATGCAACTAACTTACTTGTTACCACATACATTATGCTTTCAAAATGTATATTTTAAAAAGATAATGACAATTATACAACATGCAACGAAAGTGGTAGAATATGCAACGAAATCAGTAAATAGCAAGAAacaaaaggtgaaagaagaaaCCTACAACATATGCTGCAACCAAGGCAAGAGCAGCTAAAGCAAAAGGAGACTTCATGGTAAGTGAAGTGAAGTGTGAA encodes:
- the LOC110924139 gene encoding extensin-like isoform X2 → MKSPFALAALALVAAYVVMHVSFATPILLPPPPPPPTNACPSPSPPPPPTYPPPPTPTPAYPTPPTPPPTSPPTTPPSPTYPPKTPPAPTTPTTPPLTPTYPPTTPPAPTNPPTPPPNCNNNTPPPTPIITPPPAPTPTPIITPTPAPTPGNSPNVPPRIPPTPNTPPPVIPPSPQTPNSSPPPLAPPPCTPTAPSYPTPPANGPPVGTPPPAPTNPSTPPAAPTSPPTTPPSPTYPPKTPPAPATPSTPPPAPTNPSTPPLAPTSPPTTPPSPTYPPPKTPPTPAYPTPPIPAPTTPPTTPPSPTYPPKTPPAPATPSTPPPAPTNPSTPPLAPTSPPTTPPSPTYPPRTPSAPTTPTTPPLTPTYPPTTPPAPTNPPALPPPNCNNNTPPPTPIIAPPPCTSIGQQVIKPSTPPADFKGCFSSCGLRCELHSNQERCHRDCMACCNRCNCVPPGQYGNKEICGSCYTDMKTQAGRPMCP
- the LOC110924139 gene encoding vegetative cell wall protein gp1-like isoform X1 — translated: MKSPFALAALALVAAYVVMHVSFATPILLPPPPPPPTNACPSPSPPPPPTYPPPPTPTPAYPTPPTPPPTTPPTTPPSPAYPPKTPPAPTTPSTPPPTPTNPSTPPPAPTSPPTTPPSPTYPPKTPPAPTTPTTPPLTPTYPPTTPPAPTNPPTPPPNCNNNTPPPTPIITPPPAPTPTPIITPTPAPTPGNSPNVPPRIPPTPNTPPPVIPPSPQTPNSSPPPLAPPPCTPTAPSYPTPPANGPPVGTPPPAPTNPSTPPAAPTSPPTTPPSPTYPPKTPPAPATPSTPPPAPTNPSTPPLAPTSPPTTPPSPTYPPPKTPPTPAYPTPPIPAPTTPPTTPPSPTYPPKTPPAPATPSTPPPAPTNPSTPPLAPTSPPTTPPSPTYPPRTPSAPTTPTTPPLTPTYPPTTPPAPTNPPALPPPNCNNNTPPPTPIIAPPPCTSIGQQVIKPSTPPADFKGCFSSCGLRCELHSNQERCHRDCMACCNRCNCVPPGQYGNKEICGSCYTDMKTQAGRPMCP